AAGTTACAAAGCAAATAAAAGAAACCAATATAAAGCTATCTCTCGTTATTACACCATTCCAGATTACATTACACACAAACACCTTGCGATTTCATGGAGAGAATAAATGTGTGCCACTGCTTGTAGTCAGAGGGATGGCTTCAGTGTCTGTAAATACATGAAGTTAATGATGTGTGTCTTGTATCCTAAAAGACATCACATGCACATGCATAACAATGCCCTGCTCATACACACACTGAGACCACCTTTACAATAAGGTTGATTGCTTCAGGCAGCAGTCCCACCTCCCTCTggaggggaagaggagggggcTAGGGGGACTGGTCAGGGAGGGGTGGGGGCTGGATGCTCCTGGTATAAATATTCAATAGAGGAGTTACTGAGCACTAGTAAAGCTTGCAGTGAGGTGGAGGAGACTTGAGTGCAGCATTTACTCCCAGGACTCATCTTCTAGAGCACAACTGGAGCTGTCACTGTGGATTTACAAGCTTGCTGCAGACTGGAGGAACTTCTTTGCTAACTTTGCATTAACTGTTGAGTGACTGCACTTGCTGGAGCTGGCAGAGCTCATGCCCCTGGTGATCTGTGAGTGGCACAGGGGTGAGCAGAGGAGATGACCTTTCTGCCTGGGCTGTGACACTGTAAGTAATCCAGGGCCAGTGAGTGATCATAGCAGAGACTGTGCACCATGGAGAGGAGCTGTGTGCTGGACACttacctgctgctgctgctaggaCTAGGAGTAACGTCCTGGCTGCCCACAGTGCAGGGGGCTGCAGCCAAGGAGCTGACCTGCCAGGAGATCACCGTGCCCCTGTGCAAGGGCATCGGCTACAACCTCACCTACATGCCCAACCAGTTCAACCACGACACACAGGACGAGGCTGGCCTGGAGGTGCACCAGTTCTGGCCGCTGGTGGAGATCCACTGCTCCCCGGATCTCAAGTTCTTTCTGTGCAGTATGTATACTCCCATCTGCCTGGAGGACTACAAAAAGCCGCTGCCACCCTGCAAGAGCGTGTGTGAGCGGGCACGGGCTGGCTGTGCGCCTCTCATGCGGCAATATGGTTTTGCCTGGCCGGACAGGATGCGATGCGATCGGCTGCCTGAGCTGGGGAACAAGGAGACCCTGTGCATGGACAGATATGATCGGACAGACATGACCACCGTGGCCCCCAGCCAGCCAGAGCAGCCCCAGCGCCCTGCAAAACCGCCAACACATGGGCATAACAAGGGCAAAACACGTGTGGACCCCCCAAGGACTAAGCCAAGACCCCCTGCCGGCTGTGAGCCCGGGTGCCAGTGCAGGGCACCCATGGTGCTGGTGTCCAATGAAAGGCACCCACTCTACAACCGGGTGAGGACTGGGCAGATCCCCAATTGTGCCATGCCATGCCACAATCCCTTCTTCACCCAGGAGGAGAGGACCTTCACCAACTTCTGGATTGGACTATGGTCTGTCCTGTGCTTTGCCTCCACTTTTGCCACTGTTTCCACCTTCCTGATAGATATGGAGCGTTTTAAGTACCCCGAGCGCCCCATTATCTTCCTCTCCGCCTGCTACCTGTTGGTGTCTGCTGGGTACCTGGTGAGACTTATTGCTGGGCATGAGAAGGTGGCATGTAGCAGGGAGCATGACCTGGAGCACATCCACTATGAGACTACAGGACCTGCACTCTGCACCCTGGTCTTCCTGCTCATCTACTTCTTTGGCATGGCCAGCTCCATCTGGTGGGTGATCCTGTCCCTCACCTGGTTCCTAGCCGCTGGCATGAAATGGGGCAATGAAGCTATTGCTGGCTACTCACAATACTTCCACCTGGCGGCCTGGTTGGTACCCAGCATCAAGTCTATAGCTGTGTTAGCTCTCAGCTCGGTAGATGGTGACCCGGTGGCTGGCATCTGTTATGTAGGCAACCAAAACCTGGACAATTTGAGGGGCTTTGTGTTGGCGCCCTTAGTCATCTACCTCTTCATTGGCAGCATGTTCCTGCTGGCTGGATTTGTATCTCTTTTCAGGATCCGCAGTGTCATCAAACAGGGGGGCACCAAGACTGACAAGCTGGAGAAACTTATGATCCGGATAGGGATATTCAgtgtcctgtatactgtgccGGCCACCATTGTAGTGGCATGCTTCTTCTACGAGCAACACAACCGCCAAGGCTGGGAGGCAGCACACAACTGCAACTCCTGCCAAAGTGAACTGGCACAACCACGCAGGCCAGACTATGCCGTCTTCATGCTCAAGTACTTTATGTGCCTGGTGGTTGGCATCACATCTGGGGTATGGATCTGGTCTAGCAAGACTGTGGAGTCCTGGCGAGCCTTCTGTACTCGCTGCTGCTGGGGCAGCAAAGCAACTGGTGGGTccatgtatagtgatgtcagcaCGGGGCTGACATGGAGGTCTGGCACTGCCAGCTCAGTGTCTTACCCCAAACAGATGCCCTTATCTCAGGTCTAAGACTAACAGGAAAAGGGGTGGGGGTAGGGACCAGAGACACTTGACGGTCTGAGATCTGCCAACCTAACCCAAAAGCCCCCCAtcccccttctttttttttttcttttttttttttttagtttcttgctattagcATGATAATGAACTCTTAATGGTATCCATTAGTAGGGACTTGAATGACTGGTCAGAACAATGTACCTGGAATTGAAGCCTCCCTGATTCCTCTCCATTTATATGCAAGGAGCATTGCTGAGACCATCATTTAACTGGCCAGGGGCAGGGGATTGTCTCTGGGCTCCAAGTAATGAGGCAATAACTTATTTGTTTGCATGTCTGGAgaaaccttcttttttttttcttttttttttaacgtttccTTGATGTGTCCTTAAACATTTCTTTCCTGGCACTGTAAGGGGCGACCCTATCAATGCCCAATTGCCTACAACAACCTTATCCATCCAGTTATCCTCGTGGCacccccccggtcacatgacaacAATGGGGGACGGAAACTGTTAACCAAGTCAAGTAAATGCCTTAAATCATGTCTTAAGTCCCAAGTAAATACGGGTTTCTTCCATTACAGGatgtatttatataaatatttgTTGCGACTTGTAATATGTGTaagatatgtatataatacaaaGTTATAATGTCCCTGTAAATAGCTGTAAAAAGTTTAGAGGCTTCTTCATAAGAAACAAAGTAATTGATTATTCTATTTtgtcaataaaatattttttttttataaattatacTTACGGTTTccttcacttttttattttctttaatagtttggggtggaggggggggggagatagtTCGATTTCCTTCGGGGCATTAAGGTTTGGTGGGGATAACACGGGGTTAAATTTCAAAGCATTCATGACATGAGATGGTTAATTGTTATTGTTGTATTGTCCTAAAATAAGGCAAATACTGATTGAATTCATAGGAATATAAAATAGATTAAATTCCATAGGTGCGTGAAagcaaaaaattgtgcaaaaataaaaTTCATGGTACCCACTGGGAGATTCATGGTTAATAGTGTGGTTAATCCTGGATAAATGGTGGCTACCTTGAAACTTGCAAAACAttactgaatttctccatggttggactattaaaggattatcttatctcttcttATCTTATCTGCTACAGTCTCAGGACCACTTACACCTCCCCCCCCATAGGGAATATTTAATGTCACATCACCATCATGTTCTTGGGCTCTAGTGCAACTTTGTATAACACTATCCATTGATATTAACCATGAAGATCAATTGATAGCGCTACAAA
This genomic stretch from Leptodactylus fuscus isolate aLepFus1 chromosome 4, aLepFus1.hap2, whole genome shotgun sequence harbors:
- the FZD8 gene encoding frizzled-8; translated protein: MERSCVLDTYLLLLLGLGVTSWLPTVQGAAAKELTCQEITVPLCKGIGYNLTYMPNQFNHDTQDEAGLEVHQFWPLVEIHCSPDLKFFLCSMYTPICLEDYKKPLPPCKSVCERARAGCAPLMRQYGFAWPDRMRCDRLPELGNKETLCMDRYDRTDMTTVAPSQPEQPQRPAKPPTHGHNKGKTRVDPPRTKPRPPAGCEPGCQCRAPMVLVSNERHPLYNRVRTGQIPNCAMPCHNPFFTQEERTFTNFWIGLWSVLCFASTFATVSTFLIDMERFKYPERPIIFLSACYLLVSAGYLVRLIAGHEKVACSREHDLEHIHYETTGPALCTLVFLLIYFFGMASSIWWVILSLTWFLAAGMKWGNEAIAGYSQYFHLAAWLVPSIKSIAVLALSSVDGDPVAGICYVGNQNLDNLRGFVLAPLVIYLFIGSMFLLAGFVSLFRIRSVIKQGGTKTDKLEKLMIRIGIFSVLYTVPATIVVACFFYEQHNRQGWEAAHNCNSCQSELAQPRRPDYAVFMLKYFMCLVVGITSGVWIWSSKTVESWRAFCTRCCWGSKATGGSMYSDVSTGLTWRSGTASSVSYPKQMPLSQV